In a single window of the Esox lucius isolate fEsoLuc1 chromosome 22, fEsoLuc1.pri, whole genome shotgun sequence genome:
- the uggt1 gene encoding UDP-glucose:glycoprotein glucosyltransferase 1 isoform X4, protein MLWQCALLSSLLQSFLSPVSAGADSKAVTTTLTTKWPSTPLLLEASEFLAEESPEMFWDFVEANQNIRGEHDDTDQSYYDLIMKRAGALLSTVQLNMLKFALSLRAYSATVHSFQQIASNEPPPSGCSAFFNVHGEKSCDTEKLAALVETAAERPKPYLFKSDHRFPGSNPDAPVVILYAEIGSSEFSVFHQLMLSKANKGQTVYVLRHYLATPSRRRVYLSGYGVELAIKNQEYKAKDDTQVQGAEVNATVMGENDPVDEVQGFLFGKLKTLYPQLKEQLKELRKHLVESTNEMAPLKVWQMQDLSFQTAARILAAPASDSLNVMRDLSQNFPTKARSITKTAVHSEIRKEIEDNQKFFKGTLGLQPGDSALFINGLHIDLDTQDIFSIFEVLRSEARVMEGLRSLHIETNYIHDILKLNVQPSDSDYAVDIRNPAINWINNLETDSRYSSWPHNVQELLRPTFPGVIRQIRKNFHNLVVILDPTHESSSELLNVAEMFYTNNIPLRIGLVFVVSDADEVDGMEDAGVALLRAFNYITMEADAPTAFDAVISMFNRVASGGKLGVADVVKVLEKRYPYVEASSILGPDSTYDANRKEGRGYYQQTGVGPLPVVMYNGMPYQKEQLDPDELETVTMHKILETTSFYQRAVYLGELATDHDVVDFIMNQPNVVPRINPRILSTARTYLDLSNTNNHFIDAYARFLFLDTRDKSTAVANSMNYMTKKGMAPNDLHVDDGYIRPVTFWIVGDFDRPSGRQLLYDAIRHMKTSNNVRLGLINNPSDSPSAENSRVARAIWAATETQTANNAKNYITKLAKEETAEALETGADVAQFAVGGMDVALFKSAYEGPKMDFLLSHAAYCRDVLKLRKGQRAVISNGRIIGPLEDGEVFNQDDFLLLESIVLKTSGERIKSRVQRFGAEEDRASDLVMKIDSLLSSQPKGEARMEHVFSDDRYSAVKIRPAEGDVYFDVVAVVDPVTRDAQKLAPLLLVLKKLVNVNLRVFMNCQSKLSDLPLKSFYRYVLEPEVVFQADGRFSPGPLAKFLDMPQSPLFTLNLNTPESWMVESVRTRYDLDNIYLEEVDSVVAAEYELEHLLLEGHCFDVSTGQPPRGLQFTLGTTSDPVIVDTIVMANLGYFQLKANPGAWILKLRKGRSDEIYKIYSHDGTDSPADADDLVVVLNNFKSRIIKVKVQKKPEKFEEELLSDGTPENDSGFWGSLTRGFTGSVKTEESKQEKDDVINIFSVASGHLYERFLRIMMLSVLKHTKTPVKFWFLKNYLSPAFKEFIPYMAEQYGFQYELVQYKWPRWLHQQTEKQRIIWGYKILFLDVLFPLSVDKFLFVDADQIVRTDLKELRDFDLEGAPYGYTPFCESRREMDGFRFWKSGYWASHLAGRKYHISALYVVDLKKFRKIAAGDRLRGQYQGLSQDPNSLSNLDQDLPNNMIHQVPIKSLPQEWLWCETWCDDNSKKKAKTIDLCNNPQTKEPKLQAAVRIVAEWSDYDQEIKRFQNRVQERVAENDTTHTDKPDDTHTEL, encoded by the exons ATGCTGTGGCAGTGTGCCCTGCTGTCATCCCTGCTCCAGTCTTTTCTATCACCGGTGTCCGCAGGAGCGGACTCCAAAGCTGTCACCACCACTCTCACTACAAAGTGGCCCTCCACCCCCCTGCTGCTGGAAGCCAG TGAGTTCCTGGCTGAGGAGAGTCCGGAGATGTTCTGGGATTTTGTTGAAGCCAATCAGAACATCCGAGGGGAACACGATG ATACAGACCAGTCATACTACGATCTGATAATGAAGAGAGCCGGCGCTCTGCTCAGCACAGTCCAACTCAACATGCTGAagtttgctctctctctcagggcctaCTCTGCCACTGTACACTCCTTCCAACAA ATAGCATCCAACGAGCCCCCTCCCTCTGGCTGCTCAGCGTTCTTCAATGTTCATGGGGAGAAGTCATGTGACACTGAGAAACTGGCTGCACTAGTGGAGACAGCAGCAGAACG GCCCAAGCCCTATTTATTCAAAAGCGATCACAGGTTCCCGGGATCAAACCCTGACGCTCCGGTTGTTATCCTGTATGCTGAGATCGGAAGTTCAGAATTCTCTGTGTTTCATCAGCTGATGCTGTCCAAGGCCAACAAGGGACAGACTGTCTATGTACTTCGCCACTACTTGGCT ACTCCTAGCAGGAGGCGGGTGTATCTGTCTGGTTATGGAGTGGAGCTGGCCATCAAGAATCAGGAATACAAGGCTAAAGATGACACACAGGTTCAAGGAGCAGAGGTCAACGCCACGGTGATGGGAGAGAATGACCCCGTGGATGAGGTCCAGGGATTCCTCTTTGGAAAACTCAA GACACTGTACCCGCAGCTGAAGGAACAGCTCAAGGAGCTACGGAAGCACCTGGTGGAGAGCACCAATGAAATGGCTCCCCTCAAAGTGTGGCAGATGCAAG ATCTGAGTTTCCAGACGGCAGCTCGGATCCTGGCTGCTCCAGCTTCAGATTCCCTCAACGTCATGAGAGACCTCAGTCAGAACTTCCCTACCAAGGCCAg GTCCATCACTAAAACTGCAGTCCACTCTGAAATCCGTAAAGAGATCGAAGACAACCAGAAG TTCTTTAAGGGAACTCTGGGATTGCAACCTGGGGACTCTGCTCTCTTCATCAACGGACTGCACATAGACCTGGACACACAGGACATcttcag TATTTTCGAGGTTCTGCGTAGTGAGGCCAGGGTGATGGAAGGTCTGCGTTCTCTTCACATCGAGACCAACTACATCCACGACATCCTCAAGCTAAATGTTCAGCCTTCTGACTCTGACTACGCTGTGGACATCCGCAACCCTGCCATTAAC tggATTAACAATctggagacagacagcagaTACAGCTCATGGCCACACAATGTCCAGGAACTCCTCCGACCCACGTTCCCTGGAGTCATACGACAGATCCGCAAAAACTTCCACAACCTT GTGGTCatcctggaccccacccatgaGAGCTCCTCTGAGCTGTTAAATGTCGCTGAGATGTTTTACACCAACAACATTCCTCTCAG GATTGGGCTGGTGTTTGTGGTGTCTGATGCTGATGAAGTCGACGGTATGGAGGACGCAGGCGTGGCTCTGCTCCGAGCCTTCAACTACATCACAATGGAGGCCGACGCCCCCACCGCCTTCGACGCCGTCATATCG ATGTTCAACCGGGTGGCCAGCGGTGGTAAACTGGGTGTGGCTGACGTAGTCAAGGTGTTGGAGAAGAGGTACCCCTACGTGGAGGCCAGCAGCATCCTTGGCCCGGACTCCACCTACGACGCCAACAGGAAG GAAGGGCGTGGCTACTACCAGCAGACGGGGGTGGGTCCGTTGCCGGTGGTGATGTATAATGGGATGCCGTATCAGAAAGAACAGCTGGACCCGGACGAGCTGGAGACGGTCACCATGCACAAAATACTGGAGACTACCAGCTTCTACCAACGGGCTGTCTACCTG GGGGAGCTGGCCACAGATCACGACGTGGTGGATTTCATCATGAACCAACCCAACGTGGTCCCTCGAATCAACCCCCGAATCCTGTCTACAGCCAGAACCTACCTGGACCTGTCCAATACCA ATAACCACTTCATAGACGCGTACGCTCGCTTTTTGTTCCTGGACACCAGAGACAAGAGCACTGCTGTGGCTAACAGCATGAACTACATGACCAAGAAag GGATGGCCCCTAATGACCTCCATG TAGATGATGGCTACATTCGTCCTGTCACTTTCTGGATTGTGGGAGATTTCGACCGACCTTCAGGACGCCAGCTGCTCTACGATGCCATCAGACACATG AAAACCAGCAACAACGTGCGACTGGGCCTGATCAACAACCCCAGTGACAGCCCGTCTGCTGAGAACAGTCGTGTTGCCAGGGCGATTTGGGCCGCCACGGAGACTCAGACCGCCAACAACGCCAAGAACTACATCACCAAGCTGGCCAAGGAGGAGACGGCCGAGGCCCTGGAGACGGGGGCCGATGTTGCTCAGTTTGCTGTCGGG GGTATGGATGTAGCCTTGTTCAAGAGCGCGTACGAAGGTCCAAAGATGGACTTCCTGCTGTCTCACGCTGCCTACTGCCGAGACGTTCTCAAGCTACGGAAGGGACAGCGGGCCGTCATCAGCAATGGACGG ATCATTGGTCCGCTGGAGGACGGGGAGGTCTTTAACCAAGACGATTTCCTCCTTCTGGAGAGTATCGTTCTGAAGACCTCGGGGGAGCGAATCAAAAGCAGGGTCCAGCGTTTTGGGGCGGAGGAGGACAGAGCCAGCGACCTGGTGATGAAGATCGACTCCCTGCTGTCCTCCCAACCCAAAGGAGAAGCCAGGATGGAGCACGTGTTTTCTGACGACCGATACAG TGCCGTGAAGATCCGGCCCGCAGAGGGGGATGTCTACTTCGACGTGGTTGCCGTCGTAGATCCTGTAACCAGGGACGCGCAGAAACTAGCTCCACTGTTGTTG GTGTTGAAGAAGCTGGTCAATGTGAACCTTCGCGTGTTTATGAACTGCCAGTCCAAACTGTCAGACCTGCCTCTGAAAAG TTTCTACCGCTACGTGTTGGAGCCGGAAGTGGTGTTCCAGGCTGATGGCAGGTTCTCCCCCGGTCCGCTGGCCAAGTTCCTGGACATGCCCCAGTCTCCCCTCTTCACACTCAACCTCAACACCCCTGAGAGCTGGATGGTGGAGTCCGTGCGAACCAGATACGACCTGGATAACATCTACCTGGAAGAG GTGGACAGTGTAGTAGCGGCGGAGTACGAACTGGAGCATCTGCTCCTGGAGGGCCACTGTTTCGACGTGAGTACGGGCCAGCCTCCCAGAGGACTACAATTCACCCTGGGAACCACCTCAGACCCGGTCATCGTCGACACCATCGTCATGGCCAACCTG GGTTATTTCCAGTTGAAGGCAAACCCTGGAGCCTGGATACTGAAGCTCAGGAAAGGACGGTCTGATGAAATCTACAAGATCTATAG TCATGACGGAACGGACTCTCCAGCAGACGCCGATGACCTCGTTGTGGTGCTGAACAACTTCAAGAGCCGAATCATCAAAGTCAAG GTCCAGAAGAAGCCAGAGAAGTTCGAGGAGGAGCTGTTGAGTGACGGAACCCCAGAGAACGACTCTGGTTTCTGGGGGTCTCTGACCAG GGGCTTTACAGGAAGTGTGAAAACGGAGGAGAGCAAACAGGAGAAGGATGACGTCATCAACATCTTCTCTGTGGCCTCTGGACACCTCTATGAACGTTTTCTGAG AATCATGATGTTGTCCGTGCTGAAGCACACTAAGACACCCGTCAAGTTCTGGTTCCTTAAAAACTACCTCTCGCCAGCTTTTAAG GAGTTCATCCCGTACATGGCAGAGCAGTACGGCTTCCAGTATGAGCTGGTCCAGTACAAATGGCCGCGATGGCTTCACCAGCAGACGGAGAAACAAAGGATCATCTGGGGTTATAAGATCCTGTTCCTGGACGTGCTGTTCCCCCTGTCGGTCGACAAGTTCTTATTTGTGGACGCAGATCAG ATAGTGCGTACGGACCTGAAGGAGCTCCGGGACTTTGACCTGGAGGGAGCACCGTACGGGTACACCCCGTTCTGTGAGAGCCGCAGGGAGATGGACGGATTCCGCTTCTGGAAGTCGGGCTACTGGGCGAGTCACCTCGCTGGTCGCAAGTACCACATCAG tgCTCTGTATGTGGTAGATCTGAAGAAGTTCCGCAAGATTGCAGCAGGAGACCGTCTGAGAGGACAGTATCAAGGCCTGAGTCAAGACCCCAACAGTCTGTCCAACCTGGACCAG GACCTGCCGAATAACATGATCCACCAGGTTCCTATCAAGTCTCTTCCACAGGAGTGGCTCTGGTGTGAAACCTGGTGTGATGACAACTCAAAGAAGAAGGCCAAGACCATAGAtctg TGCAACAACCCCCAGACCAAAGAGCCGAAGCTTCAGGCCGCTGTACGCATTGTAGCCGAGTGGAGCGACTATGACCAGGAGATCaaacggttccagaaccgagtcCAGGAGAGAGTAGCGGAGAACGATACGACACACACGGACAAACCAG acgacacacacacagagttatgA